Proteins encoded within one genomic window of Flavobacterium oreochromis:
- a CDS encoding IPExxxVDY family protein has product MMTWDLIQNKQEIELPPSIIGNSLFQENSITTQVNLVTDLKKVDFVLKIEHDEQIELKEIIYKLNKIDLISAVYEVNPNEIKSKNNLIF; this is encoded by the coding sequence ATGATGACTTGGGATCTAATACAAAATAAGCAAGAGATAGAACTTCCCCCTTCAATTATAGGAAATTCATTATTTCAAGAAAACAGTATAACAACTCAGGTAAATTTGGTAACAGATTTAAAAAAAGTTGATTTCGTATTAAAAATTGAACATGATGAACAAATAGAATTAAAAGAAATAATTTATAAGTTAAACAAAATTGATTTGATTTCAGCTGTTTACGAAGTAAATCCGAATGAAATTAAATCTAAAAATAATTTGATATTTTAA
- the bioA gene encoding adenosylmethionine--8-amino-7-oxononanoate transaminase has product MTLSEKDQLYNWHPYTQHQTIGTLPAIVKGKDALLWDQQNKEYIDAIASWWVNPFGHSNEFIAKAIYDQLITLEHVLFGGFTHNKAVELAEKLVEILPPNQKKFFYSDNGSTAVEIAIKASFQYFFNKGIKKDTIIAFEDAFHGDTFGAMAVSGIGLFTEAFQDSLIKVIRIPVPIKGKEEISKKAIQKALQEHQVAAFIFEPLVLGAAGMIMYEPAILDELITICKNNSVFTIADEVMTGFGKTGLLFACHYLKENPDMMCLSKALTGGTIPMAITSFTDVIFNGFKNESVNHAFFHGHTFTANPTGCAAALASIQLLQRDETQKNIYRIHQQHLLFQSKIKLHPKVKTSRVKGVIFALEVVTNQEISYYGSIRNKLYNFFIEKGIILRPVGNIIYILPPYIITDQQLEKIYSTIEEALSII; this is encoded by the coding sequence ATGACTTTATCTGAAAAAGACCAACTATATAATTGGCACCCTTACACACAACATCAAACAATAGGAACGTTACCAGCTATAGTAAAAGGAAAAGATGCCCTATTGTGGGATCAGCAAAACAAAGAATATATAGATGCTATAGCTTCTTGGTGGGTAAATCCTTTTGGTCATTCAAATGAATTTATTGCAAAAGCTATTTATGATCAATTAATTACTTTAGAACACGTTCTATTTGGAGGTTTTACACATAATAAGGCAGTAGAACTAGCTGAAAAATTAGTTGAAATATTACCACCCAACCAAAAAAAATTTTTCTATTCAGACAATGGATCAACAGCTGTTGAAATAGCTATAAAAGCTTCTTTTCAATATTTTTTTAATAAAGGAATTAAAAAAGATACAATAATAGCTTTTGAAGACGCTTTTCATGGCGATACTTTTGGTGCTATGGCAGTAAGCGGAATAGGGTTATTTACAGAAGCTTTTCAGGATTCATTAATAAAAGTTATTAGAATTCCCGTTCCAATAAAAGGAAAAGAAGAAATTTCTAAAAAAGCAATTCAAAAAGCCTTACAAGAGCATCAAGTTGCAGCATTTATTTTTGAACCCCTAGTTCTAGGAGCGGCAGGAATGATTATGTATGAGCCAGCTATTTTAGATGAATTAATTACAATTTGTAAAAATAATTCAGTATTTACTATAGCTGATGAAGTTATGACTGGTTTTGGCAAAACAGGACTACTTTTTGCCTGTCATTATCTTAAAGAAAATCCTGATATGATGTGTTTGTCTAAAGCATTAACAGGAGGGACAATTCCTATGGCTATTACTTCCTTTACGGATGTTATTTTTAATGGTTTCAAAAATGAATCCGTTAATCATGCTTTTTTTCATGGACATACTTTTACGGCTAATCCAACAGGTTGTGCTGCAGCTTTAGCTAGTATTCAGTTATTACAAAGAGATGAAACGCAAAAGAATATTTATAGAATTCATCAACAACATTTACTTTTTCAATCAAAAATTAAGCTACATCCAAAAGTAAAAACCTCTAGAGTAAAAGGAGTAATTTTTGCACTAGAAGTTGTTACAAATCAAGAAATCTCTTATTACGGATCTATTCGTAATAAATTATACAATTTTTTTATTGAAAAAGGGATTATACTTCGTCCAGTAGGAAATATTATTTATATATTACCTCCTTATATTATAACAGATCAACAGTTAGAAAAAATATATAGCACGATTGAAGAGGCATTGTCAATCATTTAA
- a CDS encoding IPExxxVDY family protein has protein sequence MTKLKHQIHLGDFDQVDYDLLAIHTTLEDYRLAYKINQNLGILLFKNENEIRSKSINN, from the coding sequence ATGACAAAACTTAAACATCAAATTCATCTTGGGGATTTTGATCAGGTAGATTACGACCTACTTGCTATTCATACTACTTTAGAAGATTATAGATTGGCTTATAAGATCAATCAAAATTTAGGAATTTTACTTTTCAAAAATGAGAATGAAATTCGGTCGAAATCAATAAACAATTAG